One genomic window of Sphingobacterium oryzagri includes the following:
- a CDS encoding glycoside hydrolase family 31 protein yields the protein MAESEKKEEIASEVLTEETLDNIQHVNNPVLDVPAIEKKYLGKPTSYVKSNNAFIFSDGKASVEVKVFADEIIRVRLAPQSSFLDDFSYALKKDLDLHPTSFSLEETDDAYLVKTAVVVCRIQKADFLVVFENVEGKVFNADHKPLHWEENVDFGGYYVYCTKKATADEAFFGLGDKSSNLNLRGRRFSNWNSDTYGFGFNQDPLYKTIPFYIGVTGGDAYGIFFDNTFKTFFDFAAEKNDRTSYWSEGGEMQYYYIHGPQMMDVVKRYHDLTGTHYMPPLWAIGYHQCRWSYYPEANVRDVADQFRKRQIPCDAIYLDIDYMDGYRCFTWNKRYFPDPKKMIADLAANGFKTVVMIDPGIKVDEDYWVFKEGKENRYFCRRGDDYFMEGYVWPGRCQFPDYTNPKVREWWGTLYRGLVEDGVAGVWNDMNEPAVFGRGTFPGDVRHYYEGFRGSHRKAHNIYGMQMVRSTYDGLKKLQRNKRPFTITRAAYAGTQRYSSVWTGDNIATWEHLRIGILQLQRLSVSGLSFCGTDIGGFTGEPDGELYTRWMQFGVFSPFMRVHSAGDTRDREPWSFGPEWEAICKKFIELRYKLLPYIYTAFWRQHKYCEPILRPIALLEQEKASNLQREEEFAFGHNILVSPVLNPGQQSKIVYLPEGDWYYYFDNTIYHGGQELQIDTPLDKMPIFVRAGSVIPEYPVMQYTGEKHIDALRLNIYFGERRQDSDLYIDHGDTFAYEQSVYNEKHFIVEGKKDCLTVMQNQEGLYNERFDTYKIYFIGLPFNVNKIDVDGVSISVLRDEDNMPYFSVEKEFRKLTIA from the coding sequence ATGGCTGAATCAGAAAAGAAAGAAGAAATCGCGTCAGAAGTATTAACCGAAGAAACTTTAGACAATATACAGCACGTTAACAATCCTGTGTTAGACGTGCCGGCTATCGAAAAGAAATACCTGGGTAAGCCAACATCCTATGTAAAATCCAATAATGCGTTTATTTTTAGCGATGGCAAGGCTAGTGTAGAGGTAAAAGTGTTTGCTGATGAGATCATCCGCGTGCGCTTGGCGCCACAGAGCTCTTTTTTAGATGATTTTTCGTACGCTTTGAAAAAAGACCTGGATCTGCACCCCACATCGTTTTCTTTGGAAGAAACAGACGACGCTTACCTGGTGAAGACGGCTGTGGTTGTTTGTCGCATTCAAAAGGCTGACTTTTTGGTCGTCTTTGAAAATGTGGAAGGCAAGGTTTTCAATGCCGATCACAAGCCATTACATTGGGAGGAAAATGTCGATTTTGGTGGCTATTATGTTTACTGCACGAAAAAAGCTACCGCGGATGAAGCATTCTTCGGTCTGGGCGATAAATCGTCCAACCTGAACCTGCGTGGCCGCCGTTTCAGCAACTGGAATTCGGATACTTATGGCTTTGGCTTCAACCAAGATCCGTTATATAAAACCATACCTTTCTATATCGGTGTAACAGGCGGGGATGCCTATGGTATTTTCTTCGATAATACGTTCAAAACCTTTTTCGATTTTGCTGCTGAAAAGAACGATCGCACCAGCTACTGGTCGGAGGGCGGCGAAATGCAATATTATTATATACACGGGCCGCAAATGATGGATGTGGTAAAGCGCTATCATGACCTTACCGGCACACACTATATGCCGCCTCTTTGGGCTATCGGTTATCATCAATGTCGGTGGAGCTATTATCCGGAAGCGAATGTACGCGATGTAGCCGATCAGTTTCGTAAACGCCAGATACCATGTGACGCGATTTACCTCGATATCGACTACATGGATGGTTACCGTTGTTTTACCTGGAACAAACGCTATTTTCCGGATCCGAAGAAAATGATTGCGGATCTTGCCGCCAACGGTTTTAAAACCGTGGTGATGATTGATCCGGGCATTAAGGTGGATGAGGATTATTGGGTGTTTAAAGAAGGGAAGGAAAATCGGTATTTCTGTCGCCGTGGAGATGACTATTTTATGGAAGGATATGTTTGGCCGGGGCGTTGCCAGTTTCCGGACTACACCAATCCGAAAGTGCGCGAATGGTGGGGCACGTTGTACCGTGGCTTGGTCGAAGATGGCGTGGCCGGCGTGTGGAATGATATGAACGAACCGGCGGTATTTGGTCGTGGCACGTTCCCGGGCGATGTACGTCACTATTACGAAGGTTTTCGCGGTTCGCACCGCAAAGCGCATAATATTTACGGCATGCAAATGGTGCGATCGACCTATGATGGGTTGAAAAAATTGCAACGCAACAAGCGTCCGTTTACCATCACGCGCGCGGCCTATGCCGGTACGCAACGTTACTCTTCGGTGTGGACTGGTGATAACATCGCTACTTGGGAACATTTACGTATCGGCATTTTGCAGTTGCAGCGCCTTTCTGTTTCAGGTTTGTCTTTTTGCGGAACGGATATTGGCGGTTTTACCGGCGAACCAGACGGCGAACTATACACCCGCTGGATGCAGTTTGGCGTATTCTCGCCATTTATGCGTGTGCATTCGGCTGGCGATACCCGCGATCGCGAACCTTGGAGCTTCGGACCGGAATGGGAAGCTATTTGTAAGAAATTTATTGAATTGCGCTATAAATTATTGCCATATATCTATACAGCTTTTTGGAGACAGCATAAATATTGCGAACCAATTTTACGTCCAATAGCCTTGCTGGAGCAAGAGAAAGCGTCCAATCTGCAACGTGAAGAAGAATTTGCCTTTGGTCATAATATCTTAGTGTCGCCAGTGTTGAATCCCGGACAACAATCAAAAATAGTGTACTTGCCCGAGGGCGACTGGTATTATTATTTTGATAACACGATTTATCACGGCGGACAAGAACTGCAGATTGATACGCCGCTGGATAAAATGCCTATTTTCGTGCGCGCTGGTAGTGTTATTCCCGAGTATCCGGTTATGCAATACACCGGCGAAAAGCATATTGATGCGCTACGCTTAAACATCTATTTTGGTGAACGTAGACAGGATTCTGACCTATACATTGACCATGGAGATACGTTTGCTTATGAACAAAGCGTGTACAACGAAAAACATTTTATTGTCGAAGGAAAAAAAGATTGCCTGACGGTCATGCAGAATCAGGAAGGACTTTATAACGAGCGTTTTGATACGTATAAAATTTATTTTATCGGACTTCCATTTAACGTGAACAAAATCGACGTGGATGGTGTTAGTATAAGTGTATTGAGGGACGAGGATAATATGCCGTATTTCTCCGTAGAAAAAGAATTTAGGAAGTTAACGATAGCATAA
- a CDS encoding ABC transporter permease — MFLILTLIKESFLFAVSALKDNRTRTLLSLLGVTIGIMTIIGVFSAVDTLRNNLEESVRKIGSRTLYIEKWPWDGGPDFPWWKYANRPEPKYADFEAVQQRMTTAAQVGYSINIASATAKYKNNSASNINVLAGTYEILAIRKLDIVDGRYFTEQESRAAGNCVILGATIAEGLFPVENPVGKYIALMGRKLQVIGVLKKEGSGMLIDVSNDDVAYIPFSLGRNLVHYENNEPSISIEVKPNISLEEAESEVVGILRSVRRLPPAREDDFSVNKTTLITAQLDQLFGIINLSGGFIGIFSILVGGFGIANIMFVSVRERTNLIGIQKALGAKQFFILSQFLIESVLLCLIGGAMGLGLVYGLAALAQLLFDFSVIVSFKMVLITTALSTFIGLLAGIVPAINAAMMDPVEAIRSK, encoded by the coding sequence ATGTTTTTGATTCTCACCCTCATCAAAGAAAGCTTCCTGTTCGCAGTATCCGCCTTAAAGGATAACCGCACCCGGACGTTGTTGTCTTTGCTGGGTGTGACTATTGGTATCATGACTATAATCGGCGTTTTTTCGGCCGTAGATACGTTGCGCAACAATTTGGAGGAATCCGTCCGCAAGATTGGTAGCCGTACTTTATACATCGAGAAATGGCCGTGGGATGGTGGACCGGATTTTCCCTGGTGGAAATATGCTAACCGTCCGGAACCAAAATATGCAGATTTTGAAGCGGTGCAACAGCGCATGACCACCGCCGCACAAGTAGGCTATTCTATCAACATAGCTAGCGCTACAGCCAAATATAAAAACAACTCAGCATCCAATATTAACGTGCTGGCGGGCACTTATGAAATATTGGCTATTCGTAAGCTTGATATCGTGGATGGCCGATATTTTACCGAGCAGGAATCTCGCGCTGCGGGCAATTGCGTAATACTGGGAGCCACTATAGCCGAAGGATTGTTTCCGGTAGAAAATCCAGTAGGCAAATATATTGCCTTGATGGGTAGAAAGTTGCAAGTAATCGGTGTGCTCAAAAAAGAGGGATCGGGCATGTTGATCGATGTCTCAAACGATGATGTAGCCTATATCCCATTCTCCTTGGGCCGCAACCTCGTACATTACGAAAATAATGAACCCAGCATATCAATTGAAGTAAAACCCAATATCAGTTTGGAAGAAGCCGAAAGTGAGGTGGTCGGTATTTTGCGATCGGTCAGGCGTTTGCCTCCTGCTCGCGAAGACGATTTTTCGGTCAACAAAACCACCCTAATCACGGCGCAACTAGACCAGCTGTTTGGCATCATCAATCTATCGGGCGGCTTTATTGGTATTTTTTCCATTCTCGTGGGCGGTTTTGGTATTGCCAATATTATGTTTGTCAGTGTACGCGAACGTACTAACCTCATTGGAATTCAGAAAGCACTAGGTGCAAAGCAGTTTTTTATCTTATCCCAGTTTTTGATAGAAAGTGTATTGCTCTGTTTAATCGGCGGGGCTATGGGGCTCGGTTTGGTTTACGGACTGGCCGCGTTGGCGCAACTTTTGTTTGACTTCTCGGTCATTGTCAGTTTTAAAATGGTGTTGATCACCACAGCGCTATCCACATTTATCGGACTTTTGGCTGGTATCGTGCCCGCGATTAACGCGGCTATGATGGATCCCGTAGAAGCAATCCGAAGCAAGTAG
- the queA gene encoding tRNA preQ1(34) S-adenosylmethionine ribosyltransferase-isomerase QueA — protein MKLSQFKFNLPESLLASEPSEQRDESRLMVLHRDSGKIEHKIFKDALDYFDDKDVMILNNTKVFPARMYGNKEKTGATIEVFLLRELNKELRLWDVLVDPARKIRVGNKLYFGDDDLLVAEVVDNTTSRGRTIRFLFDGTDEEFRRNIEILGETPLPKYIKRKATPEDKFRYQTIYAKNEGAVAAPTAGLHFSRELMKRLELKGVDFAEVTLHVGLGTFRTVEVEDLTKHKMDSEQFIITDEAARIVNKGIDAKKRICAVGTTSMRAIESSVSADRHLKAANDWTSKFIYPPYDFSIANSMITNFHTPESTLLVMIAAFAGYENTMNAYEVAVKEKYRFYSYGDAMLII, from the coding sequence ATGAAATTATCACAGTTTAAATTCAATTTACCTGAATCATTGTTGGCATCCGAACCATCGGAACAACGTGACGAATCTCGCTTAATGGTTTTGCACCGTGATTCAGGAAAGATAGAACACAAGATTTTTAAAGACGCTTTGGACTATTTCGACGACAAAGATGTCATGATTTTAAATAACACCAAGGTATTTCCTGCCCGTATGTACGGTAATAAAGAGAAAACCGGGGCTACGATCGAAGTGTTTTTATTAAGAGAATTAAACAAGGAGTTGCGCCTGTGGGACGTACTTGTAGATCCTGCCCGTAAAATCCGCGTAGGTAATAAGTTATATTTCGGAGACGATGATTTATTGGTGGCCGAGGTTGTCGACAACACGACTTCACGCGGTCGTACGATTCGTTTCCTGTTTGATGGCACGGATGAGGAATTCCGTCGCAATATCGAGATATTAGGCGAGACACCACTTCCTAAATATATCAAGCGCAAAGCTACGCCGGAAGATAAATTCCGCTACCAAACAATCTATGCGAAAAACGAAGGAGCCGTAGCTGCACCTACGGCTGGTTTACACTTTTCGCGCGAGTTGATGAAACGCCTGGAACTAAAAGGTGTTGACTTTGCGGAGGTAACGTTGCACGTTGGTTTGGGCACATTCCGCACGGTGGAAGTGGAAGATTTGACTAAGCATAAAATGGATTCAGAGCAGTTTATCATCACGGATGAAGCAGCGCGCATCGTAAACAAAGGTATTGATGCAAAAAAACGCATCTGTGCTGTAGGAACGACGTCTATGCGTGCTATTGAATCTTCGGTATCTGCGGATAGACATTTGAAAGCGGCGAATGACTGGACAAGCAAGTTTATCTACCCGCCTTATGATTTCAGTATTGCGAACTCTATGATTACAAATTTTCATACGCCTGAGTCAACGTTATTGGTGATGATCGCTGCTTTTGCCGGCTATGAAAATACCATGAACGCTTACGAAGTAGCGGTAAAAGAGAAATATAGATTTTACTCCTATGGAGATGCGATGTTGATTATCTAA
- a CDS encoding thiolase family protein, with translation MSKRVFIVAAQRTPIGSFGGSLSSLSATELGSKVVAGLLERTKIDVSEINDILMGCVLQAGVGQAPARQVAKLAGIPDHVSATTVNKVCASGMKAVSLAAQSILLGDAEVVVAGGMESMSQVPYYVPATRWGAKYGAQPMLDGIQRDGLSDAYSQDAMGFFAELCAEKYAIDRDAQDAYATLSYQRSAAAWQAGKFQDEVLPISIKSRKGEQLVATDEEFSQVDFARMAQLKPAFKEGGTVTAANASTLSDGAAALLLVSEAKLIQLGLTPLAEIVSYADAEQAPAWFTTTPYIAAKKALEKANLPLSAIDYAEFNEAFSVVALANAQLLDIPLEKINVYGGAVSLGHPIGCSGARILTTLISILQQEGGTYGLAAICNGGGGASAMIIKRVSVPD, from the coding sequence ATGTCGAAACGTGTGTTTATTGTCGCTGCGCAACGTACGCCTATTGGCAGCTTTGGGGGTAGTTTATCGAGCTTGTCTGCTACTGAATTAGGTAGTAAAGTTGTAGCAGGTTTATTAGAACGGACAAAAATCGATGTGTCCGAAATTAATGATATTTTGATGGGCTGTGTTTTGCAGGCTGGTGTTGGTCAGGCTCCGGCGCGACAAGTAGCCAAATTAGCTGGAATACCGGATCACGTGTCTGCAACGACCGTTAATAAAGTGTGCGCCAGTGGCATGAAAGCCGTTTCGTTGGCCGCGCAATCCATATTGCTGGGCGATGCGGAGGTGGTGGTTGCTGGCGGTATGGAAAGCATGAGCCAAGTGCCATATTATGTGCCAGCTACGCGTTGGGGCGCAAAGTACGGTGCGCAACCTATGTTGGACGGCATACAGCGCGACGGACTGAGTGATGCTTACAGTCAGGATGCGATGGGATTTTTTGCGGAGCTTTGCGCAGAAAAATATGCGATTGATCGTGATGCGCAAGACGCTTACGCAACGTTGTCTTACCAACGCAGTGCAGCGGCTTGGCAAGCGGGTAAGTTTCAGGATGAAGTGCTGCCCATCAGCATCAAGAGCCGAAAAGGCGAACAGCTGGTGGCTACCGATGAAGAATTTAGCCAGGTTGATTTCGCGCGAATGGCGCAGTTAAAACCTGCGTTTAAGGAAGGGGGGACAGTAACAGCGGCCAATGCTTCTACGCTGAGTGATGGCGCAGCAGCTTTGTTGTTGGTGAGCGAAGCCAAATTAATACAATTAGGCTTGACGCCGCTAGCCGAAATTGTTTCTTACGCGGATGCCGAGCAAGCGCCGGCCTGGTTTACCACCACACCTTACATCGCTGCAAAAAAAGCGCTGGAGAAAGCAAATTTGCCTTTGTCGGCTATTGATTATGCCGAGTTTAACGAAGCTTTTTCGGTTGTTGCGCTTGCCAACGCGCAGTTGTTGGATATTCCATTAGAAAAAATCAACGTATACGGCGGTGCGGTGTCTTTAGGGCATCCGATAGGCTGTTCCGGCGCACGTATCCTCACCACGCTGATCAGTATTTTACAGCAAGAAGGCGGAACGTATGGTTTAGCCGCGATTTGTAATGGTGGAGGCGGAGCTTCGGCTATGATTATAAAACGTGTATCGGTGCCTGATTAG
- a CDS encoding acyl-CoA dehydrogenase family protein, with protein sequence MQATQLTAEYHTFRDILRAFIRKEIMPYIDIWEKEGKIPASIWKKMGEMGLMGLNYPEEYGGLNLDFYYSMIFCEELSQCYSSGFTVAALVIQYMSAPYLLHHGSSDLKERYLPKIIAGELVSAVAITEPGAGSDLKNIQTTAVDQGDHYIVNGSKTFITNGYYGDIFITAVKTDPSKGSKGISLLLLERAMPGITARKIEKLGWHASDTAELHFDQVIVPKTNLIGIAEEGFTYLMGGLQLERLTAAIHSISSAEAALQYTLTYLSQREAFGKKLQDFQTIRHKIAHMTAAITTTKAFVQHCCDLQQWGKYAVQECSIAKLQASELAIEVVNNCLQLFGGYGFTEDYKIARMYRDVRVGTIIAGTSEIMLEIIAKIAIDQVSYAPNPSSNP encoded by the coding sequence ATGCAGGCAACACAACTGACAGCAGAGTATCATACATTTCGCGACATTTTACGAGCATTTATCCGTAAAGAAATCATGCCTTATATTGACATATGGGAAAAAGAGGGAAAGATTCCGGCAAGTATATGGAAGAAAATGGGCGAAATGGGGCTTATGGGGCTGAATTACCCCGAAGAATATGGCGGCTTAAACCTGGATTTTTATTATAGCATGATTTTCTGCGAAGAGCTTTCGCAGTGTTATTCCAGTGGGTTTACGGTAGCAGCACTCGTCATTCAATACATGTCAGCACCTTACCTTCTCCATCACGGGTCTTCGGACTTAAAAGAACGCTATCTTCCTAAAATCATTGCCGGTGAGCTAGTGAGTGCTGTTGCTATTACTGAGCCGGGTGCTGGATCTGATCTAAAAAATATCCAGACCACGGCGGTGGATCAAGGAGATCATTATATCGTCAATGGCTCTAAAACCTTTATAACAAATGGCTACTATGGTGATATCTTTATTACCGCCGTAAAGACTGATCCGTCAAAAGGCAGCAAAGGTATCAGCCTGCTTTTGCTGGAGCGCGCTATGCCGGGCATAACCGCCCGAAAAATAGAAAAACTTGGATGGCATGCGTCAGACACCGCCGAGCTGCATTTTGATCAAGTTATTGTGCCGAAAACAAACCTGATCGGTATAGCTGAAGAGGGGTTCACCTACCTGATGGGCGGCCTACAACTGGAGCGGCTGACGGCGGCCATCCATAGCATTTCATCAGCCGAGGCCGCCTTACAATACACGCTTACTTATCTCTCCCAGCGGGAAGCATTCGGAAAGAAATTGCAAGACTTCCAGACAATACGCCATAAAATAGCACATATGACGGCCGCGATAACAACGACGAAAGCCTTTGTACAACATTGTTGTGATTTACAGCAGTGGGGCAAATATGCCGTGCAGGAGTGTTCCATCGCTAAATTGCAGGCCAGCGAACTGGCCATCGAAGTTGTGAACAACTGTCTGCAATTGTTTGGCGGTTACGGATTTACAGAAGACTATAAGATTGCGCGCATGTATCGTGATGTACGGGTGGGCACCATCATAGCGGGCACCTCGGAGATTATGCTGGAAATCATAGCTAAGATCGCCATCGATCAGGTAAGCTATGCGCCAAATCCATCTAGCAATCCTTAA
- a CDS encoding 3-hydroxyacyl-CoA dehydrogenase NAD-binding domain-containing protein, producing MTNEQQHKKSTYFHLQQDQHGLVHIRPNRSEMSGENYVTPLAAFVNTLSDVLQSSEVNGVVYESIIPDTDLDYATFYAYLKTGNAAKQEVDTLLAKLVALKDAGKPIVAILHGDNVGLRLATALWSDYRIAVADAILGFTELKQGLFPGFGATTNCIHLLGLPKALPFLFSASTVSAKQAQTLGLVNQVVSSLEVAIAVAKKWITDAPRVENVHERPTAEQVQQIVDTAREKSNPLIPAHRALLNYVTAQDQSSLLTALRQENEAWFGLWEAPETLPMVRTFSQHVQQAKKAGSEAVTDNFYLKKIGVLGAGIMGSGIAYEAARAGLAVVLKDVDQAAAERGKAYAEKVTDRQVQRQERDASSQQALLARIQATHYAQDLQDADIIIEAVFENQELKAEVTLESLPYLRANGVFASNTTSLPITQLASVVAAPQQFIGMHFFSPVDRMPLVEIIRGEQTSEETLQKALVLAHRLQKIPIVVFDSPAFFTSRIFFNYLLEAISMLLEGIPAQLIEEEARQAGFAIGPLAVLDEISLTLMLQVYDQLPALHASQQRCYAYLRSLVEQGRQGRKSGQGFYDYQQETGKKNIWNDPSIAAIATSPARGSLQKRLLHVMALDSYRCLVEGVVTKPADADIGSVLGVGYPIHTGGVFSHIDQVGIHAFVEDCQNFSPFGEQWHMPESLVPLASKNFNFYHDFQSNW from the coding sequence ATGACGAACGAGCAACAACACAAGAAATCAACCTATTTTCACCTGCAGCAGGATCAGCACGGCCTTGTTCACATTCGTCCAAACCGCTCTGAAATGTCGGGTGAAAATTATGTAACGCCATTGGCAGCGTTCGTGAACACGCTTAGTGATGTGCTCCAATCAAGCGAAGTAAATGGGGTTGTGTACGAGAGCATTATACCCGACACCGACCTTGATTATGCCACTTTTTATGCCTACCTAAAAACTGGCAATGCCGCGAAACAGGAAGTAGATACACTTTTAGCAAAGCTGGTAGCGCTAAAAGACGCTGGCAAGCCTATAGTAGCCATTCTCCATGGAGATAACGTTGGTTTACGGCTTGCAACTGCCTTATGGTCCGATTACCGTATTGCCGTAGCAGACGCCATACTCGGCTTTACGGAATTAAAACAAGGTCTTTTTCCAGGTTTCGGAGCAACGACCAACTGCATACACCTACTGGGGCTGCCTAAAGCACTGCCTTTCTTATTTTCTGCATCAACTGTTTCTGCTAAGCAGGCGCAGACGCTTGGTCTTGTAAACCAGGTTGTGTCTAGCCTGGAAGTGGCCATAGCCGTTGCGAAAAAATGGATAACTGACGCGCCGCGTGTGGAGAACGTGCATGAACGGCCAACAGCCGAACAAGTGCAGCAAATCGTGGACACCGCTCGTGAAAAAAGTAATCCGCTGATTCCAGCGCACCGTGCACTGCTCAACTATGTTACGGCTCAGGATCAATCATCGTTGCTGACGGCTTTGCGGCAGGAAAATGAAGCTTGGTTCGGTTTATGGGAAGCCCCCGAAACGCTGCCCATGGTACGGACGTTTAGCCAGCACGTGCAGCAAGCAAAAAAGGCTGGCAGCGAAGCAGTAACTGACAACTTCTATTTAAAGAAAATAGGCGTGCTTGGAGCCGGCATAATGGGTTCGGGCATCGCTTACGAAGCTGCACGGGCAGGCTTAGCAGTGGTTTTAAAAGATGTGGATCAAGCCGCCGCTGAACGTGGAAAAGCTTATGCAGAAAAAGTAACGGACCGGCAGGTACAACGCCAAGAGCGTGATGCATCCAGCCAACAAGCCTTACTTGCACGTATACAGGCTACGCACTATGCGCAGGATCTTCAAGACGCAGATATCATAATCGAGGCGGTATTTGAAAACCAGGAATTAAAGGCCGAAGTGACGTTAGAGAGCCTACCCTACTTACGAGCTAATGGTGTATTTGCGAGCAATACCACTTCCCTGCCAATCACGCAACTGGCTTCGGTAGTGGCCGCACCGCAACAGTTTATCGGGATGCATTTCTTTTCTCCGGTAGATCGCATGCCCTTAGTCGAAATCATCCGGGGCGAGCAAACTAGTGAGGAGACTTTGCAAAAGGCACTCGTGCTGGCACATCGCTTGCAAAAAATTCCGATCGTTGTTTTTGACAGTCCGGCGTTTTTTACCTCACGTATATTTTTCAATTACCTATTGGAAGCGATTAGCATGTTGCTGGAAGGCATACCAGCCCAGCTTATCGAAGAAGAAGCGCGGCAAGCCGGATTTGCCATCGGTCCGTTGGCGGTATTAGATGAAATCTCCCTAACGCTTATGCTGCAGGTATACGATCAACTCCCTGCGTTACATGCCAGCCAACAACGTTGTTATGCTTACTTGCGAAGCCTTGTAGAGCAGGGTCGTCAAGGCCGAAAAAGTGGCCAGGGGTTTTACGATTATCAACAGGAAACCGGCAAAAAAAACATCTGGAATGACCCTAGCATCGCGGCAATAGCGACATCGCCCGCTCGCGGATCTCTTCAAAAAAGATTATTGCATGTGATGGCGTTAGATAGCTACCGATGCCTGGTGGAAGGGGTGGTAACGAAGCCCGCTGATGCTGATATCGGCTCGGTGCTCGGCGTCGGATATCCGATCCACACCGGCGGTGTTTTTAGCCATATTGATCAGGTTGGTATTCACGCGTTTGTAGAAGATTGTCAAAACTTCTCGCCTTTCGGCGAACAGTGGCACATGCCCGAATCGCTGGTTCCACTAGCGTCGAAAAATTTTAATTTTTACCACGATTTTCAATCGAATTGGTAG
- a CDS encoding bifunctional 2-methylcitrate dehydratase/aconitate hydratase, with amino-acid sequence MTAIISNERPATDQVLIDIVDYVLNFKITHDVAWRTAHYCFLDTIGCGFEALTYPACTKMLGPIVPGTVVPHGAKVPGTSYQLDPIQAAFNIGTIIRWLDFNDTWLAAEWGHPSDNLGGILAVADWISRTAVAKGEKSLKGKDILEAMIMAHEIQGVLALENSFNKVGLDHVILVKVASTAVVGKLLGLTRDELTNAVSLAFVDGQALRTYRHAPNTGSRKSWAAGDATARAVRLALIAKTGEMGYPSVLSAPVWGFYAVSFKGQAFTFQRSYGSYVMENVLFKISFPAEFHAQTAVEAAMQVHQLLAKRGNSAVDIEQITIRTHEAAIRIIDKKGPLHNPADRDHCLQYMVAIPLLFGRLTAEDYEDHVAQDERIDQLREKMVCVEDAAFTADYHDAEKRAIANALTVTLKDGAVLDEVLVAYPIGHPRRREDGIPKLIEKYERNLKRIFAEKQQRTIREHTLDYNRFIELDVTQLVDLMVN; translated from the coding sequence ATGACAGCCATAATTTCAAATGAACGACCTGCAACAGATCAGGTTTTAATCGATATTGTCGATTATGTATTGAATTTTAAGATTACGCATGATGTCGCATGGCGCACGGCGCATTATTGTTTTTTAGATACTATAGGTTGCGGCTTTGAGGCGCTAACCTATCCGGCTTGTACGAAAATGCTGGGCCCGATAGTGCCTGGCACGGTAGTGCCGCATGGCGCTAAGGTTCCGGGAACATCTTATCAGCTCGATCCGATCCAGGCCGCTTTTAATATCGGTACGATCATTCGCTGGTTAGATTTTAACGATACCTGGTTAGCAGCCGAATGGGGCCATCCGTCAGATAATCTTGGCGGCATCCTGGCTGTTGCCGATTGGATCAGTCGTACAGCGGTCGCCAAGGGTGAAAAGAGCTTGAAGGGTAAGGATATCCTCGAAGCGATGATTATGGCGCATGAAATCCAAGGCGTATTGGCGCTTGAAAACTCGTTCAACAAAGTCGGTTTGGATCATGTTATTTTGGTTAAGGTGGCGTCGACTGCTGTGGTGGGCAAACTGCTTGGATTAACTCGTGATGAGTTGACCAACGCCGTTTCTCTCGCTTTTGTCGATGGGCAGGCATTGCGTACCTATCGCCATGCGCCCAATACTGGAAGTCGTAAATCGTGGGCCGCTGGAGATGCGACCGCGCGAGCCGTTCGACTGGCCTTGATTGCAAAAACGGGCGAAATGGGCTATCCGTCGGTACTTAGTGCGCCGGTTTGGGGATTTTATGCGGTGTCTTTTAAAGGCCAGGCGTTTACATTTCAGCGTTCGTATGGATCTTACGTGATGGAAAATGTGCTCTTCAAGATTTCCTTTCCGGCAGAGTTTCATGCGCAGACGGCTGTCGAGGCTGCTATGCAAGTACACCAATTGCTCGCAAAGCGTGGTAATTCTGCCGTGGACATTGAGCAAATAACCATTCGTACACATGAAGCGGCAATCCGCATCATTGATAAAAAAGGACCATTGCACAATCCGGCAGATCGTGACCACTGCCTACAATATATGGTCGCTATTCCGTTGCTTTTTGGCCGGTTAACGGCGGAAGATTACGAGGATCACGTAGCTCAGGACGAACGGATAGACCAATTGCGCGAGAAAATGGTTTGCGTGGAAGACGCAGCTTTTACAGCAGATTATCATGATGCTGAAAAGCGTGCTATAGCCAATGCGCTGACGGTAACACTAAAGGACGGTGCTGTGCTTGACGAAGTTTTGGTAGCTTATCCGATTGGACATCCTCGACGTCGGGAAGATGGTATTCCCAAGTTGATCGAGAAATATGAACGAAACCTGAAGCGTATTTTCGCAGAGAAGCAGCAACGCACGATAAGAGAACATACGTTGGACTACAACCGCTTTATCGAATTAGATGTGACACAATTGGTTGACCTGATGGTGAACTAA